The sequence CACCCGCTGCGTAAGGGAAAGTTTTTCTCTCCATTCTCTTTTCCTACCGATTGCAACTTTGATGCTTGGAAAATAGCGATATAAAATCAAAGCTTGTGTTCAAACGCTTTGTATCGATATCACCAAGAAATTCGTTTGTGTATTTAAAGAAGGTCACATCAAATGTTTACTGCGAATTTCGCAAAGCactgtttatattttcaaaaaaatataatcaaaccAATTGTGTATAATATAACTCTGAATTATTTACTCATATGACAGCACCAGTTGTGTgcgcatttatgtacatataattagaAATTCACAGCTATTACGACCTACTACCCTGCAGTCCACCGACTAGTTCTGAACTGCATACCTTACGGTGCTACCGGTTTGCTTTGCAGCTGAAGTTGTTCCTTTTTGACCGTTTTTCAGTGCAAGCATGCGAAATGTGAATGATTAGCCCTTGCATCAGCACTGTACCGATTAATGAACTAGTCAGCACATATACCAGTCTTCAACCAGTTAGTGAACTGGTTCACAACGAGCAAAGGAAGGCAGcaaatgaagcaaataattgACGCCATCAGTATTTGTATACCTCTAATCCTCTTTTGCGTATTCATAAAGCTTGAggtattcatattttttgtgcGCACATCGCTACTGGGCCACTTTGCGACTGGTACAATTGCAACCACTGTCGTACTGGTATGACTTCTTCCGTCAGATATCAGTTCATGACCCATATTTTTTGCTGGGCTTTGTGGCTTTTCATCACAGGGTATTCCCAACAATTGAACAGACTCAGACGCAGCTAATTTGTagcgattaaaaaataaacaatgaaCGAAGCCTTGCTTCAAAAAATTGCACATCGAATCAAAGTACTTAGAAGCTTTAAGCGTGGCAGAGCAAATGCAAAATGTCAACaaataaaaccaataaaatcACCAACATCTGCCAGCTGGAGTGCAATTATAAAAAGACAATTCGCCTGGCAATCTGCAATCAGTTCTCCGGCAACATTCGCAGTGAGCGCGAGTTCcagttgtttttaatataattaaaacctgccaaaggaaaaaaaataaacaaatcaaaatgaaagTATTCGTTATTGCTGCTGTACTTGCTTTCGTCGCTGCCGCTGTCGCTCAAGAAGTAAGTGGTGTTCGAATTTGGAATATATCCAGTTATTGATATCCTTTCTGAACTACACAACTACTGCAACCTTGCTAATACCCAATCTTCTACAGGGCATCAAGTTAACTGAGGCGCAGTATAAGAAAGTCCGCGGAATAGCAAATGACTGTATCAAGCAGACCGGCACTAACGAGGCGGATGTACTCAATTTGCGTGCTGGAGGTTTCAGCGCTGTCGACGAGAATGCGAAATGCTTTGCTAAGTGCTTCCAAGAGCATTTGGGCTACGTTAAGAACGGAAGTGTCGATGAGGCTGCTGTGAATAAGTCGTTAGGTCCATTGGCCGGCGAGGAGAAAGTGAAGGCTGTTCAAGCCAAATGCAATGGTGCAACGGGTAGCAATGACTGTGATGCCGCTCTCGAGAGGTACAAGTGCTATTATggcgaaaatatgaaaatccttgaataaatttcattctgtgatttagtttaatttatgtAATTGGGTTGCAAATAATTTCGTTTGTTCTAAAGCATTTTTAGTGTCTcgtaataaatgtttttgccCAAATGTGATACTTTTCATTCCTTATTGGCTGGTGTGTGTTTCTTCGATGTTAAAATCTACCATAATTAGGTTGTCACAAAAAAAGTGATATCTCGCATACGGagattgtgaaaaatttaaggaatttggcttaatacaaaaagtttattttgtttcaatagAAAATCTCGAAGCACGGCATTACTGCAAATTCACTCATAGGTCAAATGGAAAAATGTAGATGGAGTTCAGCGCAAAATCCTGTAAGGCTTCGTTTTTGCGTAttatttttatgcgattttgaagCTGTGCGGTTTGTATTTCCTCCCCAAATTTCTTGaaataaacatatgtacatacaagctTGTTTAGCGCAAAGCGCGCGTATAGACAGTCTCCaaaacgtttccacgacagtcggttctacgtaacagGAGCGATCCGGATTTATTTaacggccaaggactgtcacggTCCTTACAGTAGGACTTCCTTTGTGCAAACtaaattcaaaaacatttctcatttcttatatagaatttttagaaaaatttcgaattttgatttttgagaacttttttttttgttgacggcaTTGGGTGTTTTctgccatttaaaaaaatgtcgagcaGTCGTTAAACGAGAAAAAACCATACCTAAAACTGCAGacctgaaaattttctaaaattattgataaataaatttaaaattttgatgaaaatgtattgtttttttttaatttgggcgAAATACAGAAAtgagaaattttgatgaaattttttttaattttgttttttaatttgcgcaaaGTTTAAAACTGGCATTTATATGCTTTCTTCAGTAGTAGGAAttgtacttttataaaaaaattattaaattaaatgcttatattaattttcaaaatttgcgaattgatCCGAGTGCTGCAGTTATTCAATGCAGTATAAGGCTAGTATTGCCACTTGCGAGGCGAATGAAAATATAGGCGAATTTAGCAGTTTCGAATTGTGAGTTGCCCATCGCCTCAAAATGGCGAACGAGTGAGTAATGAAACTGAAATATAAAGTAGCTGAATATGTGAagtaattttaagtttaatattttatgaagttaaattcattcatttgtgatttttatttattttttatgaacctagaataatttttataattttacctTTATATAAAGTGGAATTCAAaagtttgaaatgaaataaacaaacacaATGAAATAAGGTAAgtgattttgaatttattcaatAACTCATCCTACAACAAAGCATCAGCTGTTTGTCTTTTAGGGCCAGTAGAAGCATAAATCGTAATATGCGCTGCCTCAACGCAGCCAATCACATTTGGTATTCCTGATCTAGAGAAATATTTGTTCCTTCTTTGTTGCTTCTTTTGTTCGGTCATTTCTGTGCTTAGCGAAGCACTGCAAATTTCACATTCCAATATCTCCTTTGAAACTGTGGATTGAAAATCGTTCCCTACAGTTTGAATGGAATCCTCCCAAAGAGAATGGACTTGTTATTAGGTGCGAAACTAAGTTCCCATCAGttgtcataaaccaagcttagacgtatggtaaacaaactgcttcgacacattagtgactttgttttggtatcatatacttttggttttgtgaaaatgtctgattttgtgccgaataatcgtcatttgtgggaagtgttgattttcctctttcattcgaaaaaaacggcggctgaagcgcatcgagagctacaaaaagtttatggagatactactttaagtgaaacaacgtgccgagattggttccgtcgcttcagagacggtgattttaatgttgacgacagtcccgtccgcgtgaaggaaggccaaaaaccttcgaagacgctgaattggagccATTACTCAATGAatatccgtgtcaaacgcaagaagagcttgcttcagtattaggagttacccgccaatccatttccaagcgattgcctgctttgggaatgattcagaaacagagtACTTGGGTTTCTCatgagttaggttaggttagcctggttggcaataagccacgcacagaccttttggtccctagcgataccagatggagatcgACCTATATGAATACCTTAAGTAGACATCATgcaggatgtcagcgcttttgacgAATCTGTAGGGCTGGGAgttccgcttttgagacgtcttccagaccctcaaacagtggggctcccaggcatatTAGtagcgtttttaataatgccggacaaacgcacagaaggtggtctaaagtttcctcaacatcctctctgcctTTTTacgcatttgtccgtgttagcaatccctttcttatacgcatgtgcagccaatagattatgacctgttagcatacctatgatacttctgcattcctttcgcgagagcgtaagttcgaattgagtcagttttttgtcgttagttctacagatgacttttgctgttttgcatgtggttagattagtctacctagcttccactcgccttttcatgtagtcgtccatttcattttatattgtgtttagcggttttggtatgtcgttctcttgctcAAATGGTAGTCCCACAGCCTTTTTTGccatctcatctactattttgttccccataatgcctttgtgatcaGGTATCCAGTATATaagcagcctactgtttgcggctagcctttctatggtctccctgctccgtcgaacatttttggacttaatacaatatgagcttactgcttttattgctgcttgactgtccacgtatatgttaattgttgagttctttcttgttctagtgtaggctaacTCCGcagctttccccacagcaaaaagtTCGGCTTGGAAAATACTTCTGtagtctggcagcttgataggctgtcttattcctagttttgagcagtaaatacccgctcccactccgtctagagttttagagccgtctgtatagatgtgaaaagttctatggccaggctgcatgcctttgtgccatccttcctcttcaattgtggtgcgaaaccttctctcccaactaaagtacggagtcctgtagtctgtgcaacctgagctccactttcctattgagctgtgaccgaaggttctgtaggttaatactccagcagccaccaacctcctcgcggatttcgctgcaggttttccgccataagatCAATAGGTGGCAAGCTGAGTAttatttccagcgccgccgttggagtgattttcatcgctcctgttatgcacagagcagcgagtcgttgaatcctttccagtggcattaagtatgtcagttttcttgtcgcagtccaccatacttaggctccatacagcaatatcggtctaactactgccgtgtagcaccaatgcatcagagagggtgatagaccccaagtaacgcccagcattcttttacatgcgtacaacgcattactggcctttttcaccctctcctcaacgttgtgcttccacagcaatttgctgtctagtattactccgaggtaccttgcataatctttgagaagta is a genomic window of Anastrepha ludens isolate Willacy chromosome 6, idAnaLude1.1, whole genome shotgun sequence containing:
- the LOC128866857 gene encoding general odorant-binding protein 56d-like; this encodes MKVFVIAAVLAFVAAAVAQEGIKLTEAQYKKVRGIANDCIKQTGTNEADVLNLRAGGFSAVDENAKCFAKCFQEHLGYVKNGSVDEAAVNKSLGPLAGEEKVKAVQAKCNGATGSNDCDAALERYKCYYGENMKILE